A part of Rhinatrema bivittatum chromosome 16, aRhiBiv1.1, whole genome shotgun sequence genomic DNA contains:
- the LOC115077292 gene encoding olfactory receptor 1020-like → MDVGNQTSVKEFFLLGLTSVAELKSALFVLFFIVYFITMVGNISIIIITRTDPQLQTSMYLLLSNLSFADICFSSVVTPNMLVSLLSENNPISLYCCATQLFSAVGFGTTECILLAVMAYDRYVAICNPLLYATIVTKRTCLQLVACSYLAGFLHAAIHTITTFRLPFCGREIHHFFCDIPPLLKLSCFHTKLSEILLFTFISILGFSCVLIIVPSYIYIISTILKIKSTEGRRKAFSTCASHVTAVCLLFGTVIFTYIRPPSMYSQDQDKVLSLIYSVVIPMLNPLIYSVRNNEVKDSVKRILSRKHLFQFI, encoded by the coding sequence ATGGATGTGGGGAATCAAACTTCAGTGAAAGAATTCTTTCTCCTGGGACTTACAAGTGTTGCAGAGTTAAAGAGTgcattgtttgtattatttttcattgtgtattttATAACGATGGTAGGAAATATAAGCATTATCATCATAACCAGAACTGATCCTCAGCTGCAGACATCCATGTACCTTCTCCTCAGCAACCTGTCTTTCGCAGACATCTGCTTCTCCTCCGTTGTCACCCCCAACATGCTGGTCAGCCTTCTGTCAGAAAACAATCCCATTTCTTTGTACTGCTGTGCTACTCAACTCTTCAGTGCTGTTGGATTTGGCACAACAGAGTGCATACTTCTTGCAGTGATGGCCTATGATCGCTATGTAGCCATTTGTAACCCTTTACTATATGCCACCATTGTAACCAAGAGAACGTGCCTACAGTTGGTAGCATGTTCCTATCTGGCTGGATTTCTCCATGCAGCCATCCACACCATCACCACCTTCCGACTGCCTTTCTGTGGACGAGAGATCCACCATTTCTTTTGTGATATCCCCCCACTGCTCAAGCTCTCGTGCTTTCACACCAAACTCAGTGAAATCTTGCTTTTCACCTTTATTAGTATCTTGGGATTTAGTTGTGTTCTAATTATTGTTCCATCTTACATTTACATTATTTCTACCATCCTGAAGATCAAGTCGACAGAGGGACGGCGCAAAGCCTTCTCAACCTGTGCCTCTCACGTCACTGCAGTTTGTTTGCTCTTCGGAACAGTTATCTTCACCTACATCAGACCCCCCTCAATGTATTCCCAGGATCAAGACAAGGTGCTTTCTTTGATCTACAGTGTGGTGATCCCCATGTTAAATCCTTTGATATACAGCGTGAGAAACAATGAAGTTAAAGATTCGGTCAAGAGGATATTAAGCAGAAAGCATTTATTTCAATTCATTTAG